The Streptomyces phaeolivaceus genome has a window encoding:
- a CDS encoding dihydrolipoamide acetyltransferase family protein has translation MAQVLEFKLPDLGEGLTEAEIVRWLVQVGDVVAIDQPVVEVETAKAMVEVPCPYGGVVTARFGEEGTELPVGAPLLTVAVGAPVVDGSAGGTGAADAEKSEGSGNVLVGYGTGAPPARRRRVRPGEPARSVVPVPVPVPEAAPVAVPAHAAAAAVPVRTDGPVPVISPLVRRLARENGLDLRELTGSGPQGLILRADVERALRSTAPSGRAPETREAPAVRPVAVPTAPPAAASATAASATAGSATAGSATAGSATAGSATAGSATAASATAASGTRVPLRGVRGAVADKLSRSRREIPDATCWVDADATELMHARTAMNAAGGPKISLLALLARICTAALARFPELNSTVDMEAREVVRLDHVHLGFAAQTERGLVVPVVRDAHTRNAESLGAEFARLTEAARTGTLTPAQLTGGTFTLNNYGVFGVDGSTPIINHPEAAMLGVGRIVPKPWVHRGELAVRQVVQLSLTFDHRVCDGGTAGGFLRYVADCVEQPAVLLRTL, from the coding sequence ATGGCACAGGTGCTGGAGTTCAAGCTGCCCGACCTCGGCGAGGGGCTGACCGAGGCCGAGATCGTCCGCTGGCTGGTCCAGGTCGGGGACGTCGTCGCGATCGACCAGCCGGTCGTCGAGGTCGAGACGGCCAAGGCCATGGTCGAGGTCCCCTGCCCCTACGGCGGGGTCGTCACCGCCCGCTTCGGCGAGGAGGGCACGGAACTGCCCGTGGGCGCTCCGCTGTTGACGGTGGCCGTGGGGGCGCCGGTCGTCGACGGTTCCGCCGGGGGCACGGGCGCGGCCGACGCCGAGAAGAGCGAGGGCTCCGGCAACGTACTGGTCGGATACGGCACGGGAGCGCCGCCGGCGCGCCGCAGGAGGGTGCGGCCGGGGGAGCCCGCACGGTCCGTCGTGCCGGTGCCGGTGCCGGTGCCCGAGGCCGCTCCCGTCGCTGTTCCCGCGCACGCTGCCGCAGCGGCTGTCCCGGTCCGTACGGACGGACCCGTGCCGGTCATCTCCCCGCTGGTCCGCCGCCTCGCCCGCGAGAACGGCCTCGACCTGCGGGAACTGACGGGATCCGGACCCCAGGGGCTGATCCTGCGGGCGGACGTGGAGCGCGCGCTGCGGTCCACCGCGCCCTCGGGCCGGGCACCGGAGACGAGGGAGGCACCGGCCGTGCGCCCCGTCGCGGTACCCACCGCCCCGCCCGCGGCTGCCTCCGCCACGGCTGCCTCCGCCACGGCTGGCTCCGCCACGGCTGGCTCCGCCACGGCTGGCTCCGCCACGGCTGGCTCCGCCACGGCTGGCTCCGCCACGGCCGCCTCCGCCACGGCCGCCTCCGGCACCCGCGTCCCGCTGCGCGGCGTCCGGGGTGCCGTGGCCGACAAGCTCTCCCGCAGCCGGCGCGAGATCCCCGACGCGACCTGCTGGGTGGACGCCGACGCGACGGAGCTGATGCACGCCCGTACGGCCATGAACGCGGCCGGCGGCCCGAAGATCTCCCTCCTCGCGCTGCTTGCCCGGATCTGCACCGCCGCGCTGGCCCGCTTCCCGGAACTGAACTCGACGGTCGACATGGAGGCCCGCGAGGTCGTACGGCTCGACCATGTGCACCTCGGGTTCGCCGCGCAGACGGAACGGGGCCTGGTCGTCCCCGTCGTACGGGACGCGCACACCAGGAACGCGGAGTCGCTCGGCGCGGAGTTCGCCCGGCTGACCGAGGCGGCGCGGACCGGGACCCTGACGCCCGCCCAGCTGACCGGCGGGACCTTCACGCTGAACAACTACGGAGTGTTCGGCGTCGACGGTTCCACGCCGATCATCAACCACCCCGAGGCCGCCATGCTCGGCGTCGGCCGTATCGTCCCCAAGCCCTGGGTGCACCGGGGCGAACTGGCGGTACGGCAGGTCGTGCAGCTCTCGCTCACCTTCGACCACCGAGTCTGCGACGGCGGCACGGCGGGCGGCTTCCTGCGATACGTGGCGGACTGCGTCGAACAGCCGGCGGTGCTGCTGCGCACGCTCTGA
- a CDS encoding alpha-ketoacid dehydrogenase subunit beta: protein MTTVALKPATMAQALTRALCDAMTADLTVHVMGEDVGTLGGVFRVTDGLAEEFGEDRVTDTPLAEAGILGTAVGMAMYGLRPVVEMQFDAFAYPAFEQLISHVARMRNRTRGAMPLPITIRVPYGGGIGGVEHHSDSSEAYYMATPGLHVVMPATVADAYGLLRAAIASDDPVVFLEPKRLYWSKDAWNPEEPQAVEPIGRAVVRRAGRSATLLTYGPSVPVCLEAAEAATAEGWDLEVVDLRSLVPFDDETVAASVRRTGRAVVVHESGSYGGPGGEIAARVTERCFHHLEAPVLRVAGFDIPYPPPMLERHHLPGVDRILDAVGRLQWEAEN, encoded by the coding sequence ATGACCACCGTCGCCCTCAAGCCCGCCACCATGGCGCAGGCGCTCACCCGAGCCCTGTGCGACGCCATGACCGCCGACCTCACCGTGCACGTCATGGGCGAGGACGTCGGCACCCTCGGCGGCGTCTTCCGGGTCACCGACGGGCTCGCCGAGGAGTTCGGCGAGGACCGGGTCACCGACACCCCGCTCGCCGAGGCGGGCATCCTCGGCACGGCGGTCGGCATGGCCATGTATGGGCTGAGGCCGGTCGTCGAGATGCAGTTCGACGCGTTCGCCTACCCGGCGTTCGAGCAGCTCATCAGCCATGTCGCCCGTATGCGCAACCGCACGCGCGGCGCGATGCCGCTGCCGATCACCATCCGCGTCCCGTACGGCGGCGGCATCGGCGGCGTCGAGCACCACAGCGACTCCTCCGAGGCCTACTACATGGCGACTCCGGGGCTCCATGTCGTCATGCCGGCCACCGTCGCCGACGCCTACGGGCTGCTGCGTGCCGCCATCGCCTCCGACGACCCGGTCGTCTTCCTGGAGCCCAAGCGCCTGTACTGGTCGAAGGACGCCTGGAACCCCGAGGAACCGCAGGCCGTCGAGCCGATCGGCCGCGCGGTCGTGCGCCGCGCCGGCCGCAGCGCCACGCTCCTCACCTACGGCCCCTCCGTGCCCGTCTGCCTGGAGGCCGCCGAGGCGGCCACGGCCGAGGGCTGGGACCTCGAAGTCGTCGACCTGCGCTCCCTGGTGCCCTTCGACGACGAGACGGTCGCCGCGTCGGTACGACGGACCGGCCGCGCGGTCGTCGTGCACGAGTCCGGTTCCTACGGCGGTCCGGGCGGCGAGATCGCGGCCCGGGTGACCGAGCGCTGCTTCCACCACCTGGAGGCGCCCGTGCTGCGCGTGGCCGGGTTCGACATCCCGTATCCCCCGCCGATGCTGGAGCGGCACCACCTGCCCGGCGTCGACCGGATCCTGGACGCGGTGGGGCGTCTGCAGTGGGAGGCGGAGAACTGA
- the pdhA gene encoding pyruvate dehydrogenase (acetyl-transferring) E1 component subunit alpha, with protein MTVMEQRGAYRPTPPPAWQPRTDPAPLLPDALPYRVLGTDAAADADPALLRRLYAELVRGRRYNTQATALTKQGRLAVYPSSTGQEACEVAAALVLEDRDWLFPSYRDTLAAVARGLDPVQALTLLRGDWHTGYDPREHRVAPLCTPLATQLPHAVGLAHAARLKGDDVVALALVGDGGTSEGDFHEALNFAAVWQAPVVFLVQNNGFAISVRLEKQTAAPSLAHKAVGYGMPGRLVDGNDAVAVHQVLAGAVAHARAGGGPTLVEAVTYRIDAHTNADDATRYRVDAEVETWRAHDPIVLLEHELTERGLLDEDGVRAARDAAETMAADLRERMNQDPVLDPMDLFAHVYAEPTPQLREQEALLRAELAAEREGAQ; from the coding sequence ATGACGGTCATGGAGCAGCGGGGCGCGTACCGCCCGACACCGCCGCCCGCCTGGCAGCCCCGCACGGACCCCGCGCCGCTGTTGCCCGACGCGCTGCCGTACCGCGTGCTCGGCACGGACGCGGCGGCCGACGCCGACCCCGCGCTGCTGCGCCGGCTCTACGCCGAGCTGGTGCGCGGCCGTCGCTACAACACGCAGGCCACGGCCCTGACCAAGCAGGGCAGGCTCGCCGTCTACCCCTCCAGCACCGGCCAGGAGGCCTGCGAGGTCGCCGCCGCGCTGGTCCTCGAAGACCGGGACTGGCTCTTCCCGAGCTACCGGGACACGCTCGCCGCCGTCGCCCGCGGCCTCGACCCCGTCCAGGCGCTCACACTGCTGCGCGGCGACTGGCACACCGGCTACGACCCCCGCGAGCACCGCGTGGCACCGCTTTGCACCCCGCTCGCCACTCAGCTCCCGCACGCCGTGGGCCTCGCGCACGCCGCCCGCCTCAAGGGCGACGACGTGGTGGCGCTCGCCCTGGTCGGCGACGGCGGCACCAGCGAGGGCGACTTCCACGAGGCACTCAACTTCGCCGCCGTCTGGCAGGCCCCGGTCGTCTTCCTCGTCCAGAACAACGGCTTCGCGATCTCCGTCCGCCTGGAGAAGCAGACGGCCGCCCCCTCGCTGGCCCACAAGGCCGTCGGCTACGGGATGCCGGGCCGCCTGGTCGACGGCAACGACGCCGTGGCCGTGCACCAGGTGCTCGCCGGGGCCGTGGCCCACGCACGCGCGGGCGGCGGTCCCACCCTGGTCGAGGCGGTGACGTACCGCATCGACGCCCACACCAACGCCGACGACGCGACCCGCTACCGGGTCGACGCCGAGGTCGAGACCTGGCGCGCGCACGACCCGATCGTGCTCCTGGAGCACGAGCTGACCGAGCGCGGACTCCTCGACGAGGACGGCGTCCGGGCCGCCCGCGACGCCGCCGAGACGATGGCGGCCGACCTGCGCGAGCGCATGAACCAGGACCCCGTGCTCGACCCCATGGACCTCTTCGCGCACGTCTACGCCGAACCCACCCCGCAACTGCGCGAACAGGAGGCCCTGCTGCGGGCCGAGCTGGCGGCGGAGCGAGAAGGGGCGCAGTGA
- a CDS encoding Lrp/AsnC family transcriptional regulator produces MAEPPEHGPALPPPRPLDAIDQDILRMLQADGRASIRSVAERVHVSRANAYARINRLIEDGVIRGFGARVNHERAGKGTSAYITLKIVQNSWRTVREQLRQLSGAAHIALVGGDYDVLLLVHTSDNRALREVVLTKLQAIPEVLSTRTLLVFEEEDVEPEG; encoded by the coding sequence ATGGCCGAGCCACCGGAGCACGGCCCGGCCCTGCCGCCCCCTCGCCCGCTCGACGCCATAGATCAGGACATCCTGCGCATGCTCCAGGCGGACGGCCGCGCCTCGATACGGTCGGTCGCCGAACGCGTGCACGTCTCCCGCGCCAACGCCTACGCCCGTATCAACCGTCTCATCGAGGACGGCGTGATCCGGGGCTTCGGGGCGCGCGTGAACCACGAGCGCGCCGGAAAGGGCACCTCGGCCTACATCACCCTGAAGATCGTGCAGAACTCCTGGCGCACGGTCCGCGAGCAGCTGCGCCAGCTGTCCGGCGCCGCCCACATCGCGCTGGTCGGCGGCGACTACGACGTCCTGCTCCTGGTCCACACCTCGGACAACCGGGCCCTGCGCGAGGTCGTCCTCACCAAACTCCAGGCCATCCCGGAGGTGCTCAGCACCCGGACGCTGCTGGTGTTCGAGGAGGAGGACGTGGAACCGGAGGGATGA
- a CDS encoding TetR/AcrR family transcriptional regulator, with protein sequence MTTAKRDTYTPETLLSVAVRVFNERGYDGTSMEHLSKAAGISKSSIYHHVTGKEELLRRAVSRALDGLFGILDEEPARVGRAVERLEHVVRRMVEVLMSELPYVTLLLRVRGNTDTERWALERRRDFDHRVAELLKAAAADGDVRGDVEVRLATRLVFGMINSIVEWYRPDGRGMGEREVSEAVTHLVFTGLRAQD encoded by the coding sequence ATGACCACCGCCAAGCGCGACACGTACACCCCGGAGACACTGCTGTCCGTCGCGGTCCGGGTCTTCAACGAGCGCGGCTACGACGGCACCTCCATGGAGCACCTCTCCAAGGCGGCCGGTATCTCCAAGTCGTCGATATACCACCACGTCACGGGCAAGGAGGAGCTGCTGCGCCGGGCCGTCAGCCGGGCGCTGGACGGGCTCTTCGGGATCCTCGACGAGGAACCCGCGCGCGTGGGACGGGCGGTGGAGCGCCTGGAGCACGTCGTGCGGCGCATGGTCGAGGTGCTCATGAGCGAGCTCCCCTATGTGACCCTGCTGCTGCGGGTGCGCGGCAACACCGACACCGAGCGCTGGGCGCTGGAGCGGCGCCGCGACTTCGACCATCGGGTCGCCGAGCTGCTGAAGGCCGCCGCCGCGGACGGGGACGTGCGCGGGGACGTGGAGGTGCGGCTCGCGACCCGGCTCGTCTTCGGGATGATCAACTCCATCGTGGAGTGGTACCGGCCGGACGGGCGGGGCATGGGCGAGCGGGAGGTGTCCGAGGCCGTGACGCACCTGGTCTTCACGGGGCTGCGCGCCCAGGACTGA
- a CDS encoding 3-hydroxyacyl-CoA dehydrogenase has translation MTGLDLSSPVAVVGTGTMGQGIAQVALVAGHPVRLFDSVAGRAREAAEAIGARLDRLVAKDRMTGADRDAARARLHAAESLTGLADCGLVVEAVLERLDVKQELFRALEEVVGEDCLLATNTSSLSVTAIGGALRNPGRFVGLHFFNPAPLLPLVEVVSGFATDVTSATRAYETAGAWGKTPVACADTPGFIVNRIARPFYAEAFAVYESQAAEPVTIDAILRECGGFRMGAFELTDLIGQDVNESVTHSVWQAFFQDVRFTPSLAQRRLVESGRLGRKTGRGWYEYADDAEPSEPHTADPVPAPAYVVVEGDLGPASELLTLIREAGIAVREDEEDHGTRLVLPSGGQLALADGQTSVEFRDVVYFDLSLDYRRATRIALSASQDTSPQTLAEATGLFQALGKDVSVIGDAPGMIVARTVARIIDLAHDAVAKGVATKEDIDTAMRLGVNYPLGPFEWSRRLGRNWAYALLDDLHLRDPSGRYAPSLALYRHAYASDKREGTSS, from the coding sequence GGCGCCCGGCTCGACCGGCTCGTCGCGAAGGACCGTATGACCGGCGCCGACCGGGACGCCGCACGCGCCCGGCTGCACGCCGCCGAGAGCCTCACCGGCCTCGCGGACTGCGGTCTCGTCGTCGAGGCGGTCCTGGAGCGGCTGGACGTCAAACAGGAGCTCTTCCGCGCGCTGGAGGAGGTGGTCGGCGAGGACTGCCTGCTCGCCACCAACACCTCCAGCCTGTCCGTCACGGCCATCGGAGGCGCCCTGCGCAACCCGGGCCGTTTCGTGGGCCTGCACTTCTTCAACCCCGCGCCGCTGCTGCCCCTCGTCGAGGTCGTCTCCGGGTTCGCCACCGACGTCACTTCGGCCACGCGCGCGTACGAGACGGCCGGCGCCTGGGGCAAGACACCGGTCGCCTGCGCCGACACCCCTGGCTTCATCGTCAACCGCATCGCACGGCCGTTCTACGCCGAGGCCTTCGCGGTGTACGAGTCGCAGGCCGCCGAGCCCGTCACCATCGACGCGATCCTGCGCGAGTGCGGTGGCTTCAGGATGGGCGCCTTCGAACTGACCGACCTCATCGGGCAGGACGTCAACGAATCCGTCACCCACTCCGTGTGGCAGGCCTTCTTCCAGGACGTGCGGTTCACGCCCTCGCTGGCCCAGCGGCGGCTGGTGGAGTCCGGCCGGCTCGGCCGCAAGACGGGCCGGGGCTGGTACGAGTACGCCGACGACGCCGAGCCCTCCGAGCCGCACACCGCCGACCCGGTCCCCGCGCCCGCGTACGTCGTCGTCGAGGGCGATCTGGGACCCGCCTCCGAACTGCTCACGTTGATCCGGGAGGCGGGCATCGCCGTCCGCGAGGACGAGGAGGACCACGGCACCCGGCTGGTCCTGCCGAGCGGCGGCCAACTGGCCCTCGCCGACGGGCAGACGTCCGTGGAGTTCCGGGACGTCGTCTACTTCGACCTCTCGCTCGACTACCGCAGGGCCACCCGGATCGCGCTGTCCGCCTCGCAGGACACCTCGCCGCAGACCCTCGCGGAGGCCACCGGGCTCTTCCAGGCGCTCGGCAAGGACGTCAGCGTCATCGGGGACGCCCCCGGCATGATCGTCGCCCGTACGGTCGCGCGGATCATCGACCTCGCGCACGACGCCGTCGCCAAGGGCGTGGCCACCAAGGAGGACATCGACACGGCGATGCGTCTGGGCGTCAACTACCCGCTGGGGCCCTTCGAATGGAGCCGCAGGCTCGGCCGGAACTGGGCGTACGCCCTCTTGGACGACCTGCACCTGCGCGACCCCTCCGGGCGCTACGCGCCCTCGCTGGCGCTCTACCGCCACGCCTACGCCTCCGACAAGCGGGAGGGCACCTCCTCATGA